A DNA window from Clostridia bacterium contains the following coding sequences:
- the nagZ gene encoding beta-N-acetylhexosaminidase, with protein MKKLVLITLLILTFLIATNCSIPPVSESKPDSGTPPQDSEVIDDKRDELEENAAAILNKMNLDEKVGQLLVVGFPQDVTEEDLQDYIDRYKVSGFILFKRNYEDFDSQYNLVNSLKERNDLKNPLPLFISVDEEGGTVSRLPAGGTHFPDAKLVGKAGDPELTYKTGEVIGQELGASGINLDFAPVLDIVSSSENKLLIRRSYGATADIVSAHGTAFINGLQATGVIAVPKHFPGHGATTVDSHGKLPIINIDSETFQGRELVPFRTAINEGLEAVMVGHLAYPKLDPSGLPATMSSYFLTDILRKELGFKGISISDEIEMYGYMSGKATLEECVITSFNAGLDIFVIGHTKTIQDRVLKALKDACGNGRITEQRLNESVLRIIKVKLKHKLSDTMEYSLEEARNNFTSKEHKAVLEELNSKIKAAR; from the coding sequence TTGAAGAAGCTTGTTTTGATTACTCTTTTAATACTTACCTTCTTAATAGCAACAAATTGCTCTATCCCTCCGGTTTCCGAAAGCAAACCTGATTCCGGAACGCCGCCTCAGGATAGTGAAGTGATTGACGATAAGCGGGATGAGTTGGAAGAAAACGCCGCCGCTATACTCAATAAAATGAATCTTGATGAAAAGGTCGGTCAGCTCTTGGTTGTAGGGTTCCCGCAGGATGTCACCGAGGAAGACCTCCAGGATTACATCGATAGATACAAGGTTTCGGGATTTATCCTTTTTAAAAGGAATTATGAGGATTTTGATTCCCAGTATAACTTGGTCAATAGCTTAAAGGAGAGGAACGACCTGAAAAACCCCTTGCCTCTATTTATTTCGGTGGATGAGGAAGGCGGCACAGTATCAAGACTCCCAGCGGGCGGGACGCATTTTCCGGATGCAAAGCTTGTGGGCAAAGCAGGAGATCCGGAGCTCACTTATAAGACAGGGGAAGTCATAGGTCAGGAGCTTGGGGCTTCAGGCATAAATCTTGATTTCGCTCCTGTGCTGGATATAGTCAGCAGCAGTGAAAACAAGCTGCTTATAAGACGTTCCTACGGAGCTACTGCAGACATAGTATCAGCTCATGGAACAGCCTTTATCAACGGTTTACAGGCGACAGGCGTCATAGCCGTTCCAAAGCATTTCCCCGGCCACGGAGCCACTACTGTGGATTCCCACGGCAAGCTGCCAATAATAAACATTGATAGTGAAACATTCCAGGGCAGGGAGCTGGTTCCTTTCAGAACTGCGATTAATGAAGGCCTGGAGGCTGTAATGGTAGGGCATCTTGCATATCCAAAGCTGGACCCCTCAGGTTTGCCTGCTACGATGTCCAGCTATTTCCTTACCGATATTCTCCGGAAGGAATTAGGCTTCAAGGGCATTTCCATTTCAGATGAAATAGAGATGTATGGGTATATGAGCGGCAAAGCCACACTTGAGGAGTGTGTTATTACCTCCTTCAACGCCGGACTTGATATATTTGTTATAGGGCATACCAAAACAATACAGGATAGGGTATTGAAAGCTCTGAAAGACGCATGCGGGAACGGCAGGATAACAGAGCAGAGGCTCAACGAATCAGTGCTTAGGATTATCAAGGTAAAACTTAAGCACAAGCTTTCAGATACAATGGAGTACAGCCTTGAAGAAGCCAGAAATAACTTCACCAGCAAGGAGCACAAGGCGGTGCTGGAGGAATTGAATAGTAAAATAAAAGCTGCAAGGTAA
- a CDS encoding putative DNA modification/repair radical SAM protein, which produces MDIKKLAILGEAAKYDICSSSASSGRKIAKADMGNTVPSGVCHSFTPDGRCVSLLKVLMTNECEKDCSYCPNRAQRDVPRIAFAPEELSRLFIDMYERNYVEGLFLSSGVRHGMSDSIENMLKTIEILRMRYRFGGYIHLKMLPGTSEQYINQAVRLADRISLNLEAPNSERLKALSSSKDYEKDLLLPIENIARVIGQNPGTTHTTQFIVGAAQESDKEILTTVNDLYSSYNLKRAYFSAFSPVYDTPLENVAPAPRIRESRLYQSDFLMRFYDFKFKDFYFNGTGNLDLELDPKLMYAVRNPQFFPVEVNRASLEQLLRVPGIGPKSARKILEIRRQYRIKSPLELKNMGISLKRSQKFITISGKCYDSSRWLMDPPKYEFEQLSIFKEISL; this is translated from the coding sequence ATGGACATAAAAAAGCTGGCGATATTAGGGGAGGCAGCCAAGTACGACATTTGTTCCTCCAGTGCCTCCTCAGGCCGCAAAATCGCAAAAGCGGACATGGGCAATACTGTCCCCTCCGGAGTCTGCCACTCCTTTACTCCCGATGGAAGATGCGTTTCTCTTCTTAAGGTTCTTATGACCAATGAATGCGAGAAAGACTGCAGCTACTGCCCAAACAGGGCACAACGGGATGTGCCGAGAATAGCCTTTGCTCCCGAAGAATTATCCAGGCTGTTTATAGATATGTACGAGAGGAACTATGTAGAAGGGCTTTTTCTTAGCTCAGGCGTTCGACACGGTATGTCAGACTCAATTGAAAACATGCTGAAGACCATTGAGATACTGAGAATGAGGTATCGATTCGGAGGTTACATCCACCTTAAGATGCTGCCGGGTACCTCGGAACAGTATATTAATCAAGCAGTCAGGCTTGCGGACAGAATCTCACTCAACCTTGAAGCGCCTAACAGCGAAAGACTCAAAGCACTAAGCAGCAGCAAGGATTACGAGAAGGACTTGCTGCTTCCTATTGAGAATATTGCCAGGGTAATAGGGCAGAATCCCGGCACGACACATACCACTCAGTTCATTGTAGGTGCCGCCCAGGAAAGTGATAAGGAGATACTGACGACTGTTAATGACCTTTACTCTTCCTACAATCTGAAAAGGGCTTATTTCAGCGCGTTTAGTCCTGTATATGACACTCCGCTGGAGAATGTGGCTCCCGCCCCTCGGATTAGGGAAAGCAGACTTTATCAATCAGACTTCTTGATGAGATTTTATGACTTCAAATTCAAGGACTTTTATTTTAATGGAACGGGTAATCTTGACCTGGAGCTTGACCCCAAGCTCATGTATGCCGTCAGAAATCCTCAATTTTTCCCTGTAGAGGTAAACAGGGCATCCCTGGAGCAGCTTCTCAGAGTGCCTGGAATAGGCCCCAAATCAGCTCGCAAAATACTTGAGATCCGCCGGCAGTATCGGATAAAAAGTCCTTTGGAGCTAAAGAATATGGGGATAAGCTTAAAACGCAGCCAGAAATTCATTACTATTTCGGGGAAATGCTATGACAGCAGCAGATGGCTTATGGACCCGCCCAAATATGAATTTGAGCAGTTAAGTATATTTAAGGAGATCAGCTTATGA
- a CDS encoding DUF4130 domain-containing protein: MIMFSDNPQSILKAFMLTKLTGDTVITAGSSSLLLFSGDAVINTDSYDLEALAQQYKEQFHRNADWLHTHKGNELMHVIYKALKHSSESKYSVIFKAVEDAFTKGIDYCLQGASQYSKKLNSLCSDVNHEVYRMMGFIRFKPAGEKCLVAKPLLYHDTVDLILKEFQGRYPNHRVVILADQHSRAIENGLLFDVDFEAYEKYSKEDIYDSVWEEYYKSQYIEPKKNMQLAAAKIPKKYWDWMPEGKILKSEE, from the coding sequence ATGATAATGTTCTCAGACAATCCTCAATCAATATTAAAAGCTTTCATGCTCACCAAGCTTACAGGAGATACGGTAATAACAGCGGGCAGCAGCAGTCTTCTTCTTTTTAGCGGGGATGCAGTAATCAATACAGACAGCTATGACCTTGAAGCGTTGGCGCAGCAATACAAGGAGCAATTTCACAGGAATGCTGATTGGCTTCATACTCACAAGGGCAATGAACTGATGCATGTGATATATAAAGCCCTTAAACATAGCTCCGAGAGCAAATACTCTGTTATATTCAAAGCAGTTGAAGATGCTTTTACAAAAGGCATTGACTACTGTCTGCAAGGGGCTTCTCAGTACAGTAAAAAGCTCAACTCCCTTTGCAGCGATGTCAACCACGAGGTCTACAGAATGATGGGTTTTATAAGATTCAAGCCGGCTGGAGAGAAGTGCCTTGTCGCCAAGCCTCTTCTCTATCACGATACCGTCGATCTTATACTCAAGGAATTTCAGGGCAGATACCCCAATCATCGTGTTGTCATCCTTGCCGATCAACATTCAAGAGCAATAGAAAACGGCCTCCTATTCGATGTGGACTTTGAAGCTTACGAAAAATATTCAAAAGAAGATATTTATGACTCTGTCTGGGAAGAATACTATAAGTCCCAGTATATAGAACCGAAGAAAAATATGCAGCTCGCCGCAGCAAAGATACCGAAAAAATACTGGGATTGGATGCCGGAGGGAAAGATACTGAAAAGTGAAGAGTAA